The sequence below is a genomic window from Desulfobacterales bacterium.
GGAGTGAAATTTTTGTTAAAAAAGTCTCCGCCAATCTAAAATACGTCCGCGCTTAATATTAGGCGGTGGATTTAGGCGCCTCGTTTAACCTCCTGAAATTAAATCACTTGACTAAAAGTGCTGTGTTTAATTATAAAGACTGCATGAGAGATTACGGCGCGACCATGTCGAAAGCGCAGTTGGAGGCGGCCATTGCAAAGGCTGTCCGCTACCCGCACAAAAAGGTTCACAAGGGAAAACTGGCCATATCCCCTGAAGCATATCGGGCGCCGGGAAGGAAAACCAACCTGGTCATCAGCCCGTTTTCAATTCTGGACTGTACCGGATCGATCCATCTCGGCCCGTGGTGCAATATCGGCCCGCGCACCCGGATTTATACCCACGATACGATCCATTTGGGAACGCGGCCGCTCCTCGAAATAGAAGAGGAGTTCGGCGTCCTCTGGCAGGACAAATACATCGGTTCCGACGTCTGGATTCACGACGGATCATTTGTGCTCTACCAGGCGACCCGTCTGCCGGACGGGTTCGTGCTGGGGGCCGGTTCTGTTCTGGCCAAAAATCCAGGGCCCTATGAAATCTGGGCGGGAAATCCGGCAAGGAAGATCGGGGTTCGGAAAGCCGACGATGAAAAACAAATTGAAAGATTCCTGAAAAAGAAGCGTTTTTTATTAGACCGACACCTGTAAGTGGTCCGTTGCAACTGCTCCGCAAATAAATCCCCCCGTTCCCCCCTTTGAAAAAGGGGGGCGGAGGGGGGATTTTAATAATTAATATAACGGAGACAATTTCACTCAGCCAGCTACGGACAACAAGCAACGGACAACGCACACTGAGTTTCGGTTTGAACCGTAGTCAAGAAAAATTATAATAGCAGCTATCATGTCCGACTCGCCGACATACAATATTCTGATGTACTCCCATGACACTTATGGTCTCGGTCACATTCGCCGGACCATGGCCATTGCCACCCATTTGCGGGGGTCGAATATCAACATCCTGATACTGACCGGCTCGCCCATCGTCGGCCGGTATGCCTTTCCGGACCAGATCGATTTCGTACGGATACCGGGAATGATCAAAAAAACCAACGATGATTATCAGCCCCTTTCCATCAAAATCAATCCTAAAACCGCGCTGGACATTCGCAAGAATATCATCACCGCCACTGCCAAAACTTTTCAGCCCAATCTTTTCATCGTCGACAAGGAGCCGCTGGGGTTGAAAAACGAGGTACTCCCCACCCTGAAATGGTTCCGGCACCACCTGCCGCAAACCAAAACCGTTTTGGGGCTGCGGGATATCATGGATGATCGCGACACCGTCCGGCAGGACTGGAAAAAAAGGGGTATCTATGAGATCCTTGCCCGCTATTACAGCGAAATTTGGGTTTACGGCATTCAGGATTTCTACGATCCCATCAAAGAATATGACATCCCGGCAGCCATCAGCGCTAAAATACACTTTACCGGTTATATTCCCCGGCAGCTTCCGGATAAAAAGAAAGTTAAGAAAATCCGCAAACAGCACGGGCTCAAAGACGGCGAAAAACTGCTGGTGGTCACCACCGGCGGCGGCGGCGACGGGTTTCCCGTAATGGACACCTACCTGTCGATGCTTGAATCCCTATCCCCTCCCGCACGCTTTAAAAGTGTTTTAATCACCGGACCGTTCATGCCCAGGAAAGACCGCCAGAAGCTTT
It includes:
- a CDS encoding glycosyltransferase; the encoded protein is MSDSPTYNILMYSHDTYGLGHIRRTMAIATHLRGSNINILILTGSPIVGRYAFPDQIDFVRIPGMIKKTNDDYQPLSIKINPKTALDIRKNIITATAKTFQPNLFIVDKEPLGLKNEVLPTLKWFRHHLPQTKTVLGLRDIMDDRDTVRQDWKKRGIYEILARYYSEIWVYGIQDFYDPIKEYDIPAAISAKIHFTGYIPRQLPDKKKVKKIRKQHGLKDGEKLLVVTTGGGGDGFPVMDTYLSMLESLSPPARFKSVLITGPFMPRKDRQKLFDRARKLGVRIYRFYRWMEEIQAAADLVVSMGGYNTVCEILTPGIPSLLVPRENPRKEQLIRAEVLHSKNLVDYIPWHACTPEALRRKIFTLLDNPKIYQDAIAQFELTGLKTIHSRLKAFNNSPE